The Caulifigura coniformis genome includes a region encoding these proteins:
- a CDS encoding pyridoxal phosphate-dependent decarboxylase family protein: MTTGTDPLAEARRRVAAVYSPETFSRLAGAWGELLTAHLKSVTESRENVLNWNDPPVNIEAAGRFLDAGDPGEGLDLGRAEQRFRDLAGEALARGQNLHDPRYIGHQVPPPSPIAGLFDSLGTVTNQVMAVYEMGPWATAVERALIQRWGEAIGYRAGTFAGLITSGGSLANLTALLTARNVALEGCFETGVQAAHRPALVVQADAHYCIARSAGILGLGTDSIIKAPLDDQRRMDPGQLNLILRRLQDEGRKVIAVVACAGATPTGAFDPLEPIADICERRDVWMHVDAAHGGGTAFSERHWHLLRGADRADSVICDAHKMLFTPALCAFVFYKNREHRFDAFRQTAPYLFDPSNPGAAEYDCGLMTIECTKRAAAYGLWGLWSLCGASLFGDLVDVTFAMTRELHDMLRAADDFEPLHEPQSNILVFRHLPERLRSADLDVLGNFNREVRRRLIHSGRFYITQTPLNGGGAMRCTLMNPLTGRRELQELLEAIREIGRATLGSFL; this comes from the coding sequence GTGACTACTGGAACGGACCCGCTGGCGGAGGCTCGCCGTCGCGTGGCAGCTGTCTATTCGCCGGAGACGTTTTCGCGACTGGCGGGCGCCTGGGGCGAACTTCTGACTGCGCACCTGAAGTCGGTGACGGAATCCCGGGAGAACGTGCTCAACTGGAATGATCCGCCCGTCAATATCGAGGCGGCGGGCCGTTTCCTGGACGCGGGCGATCCGGGCGAAGGACTGGATCTCGGACGGGCGGAACAGCGGTTCCGTGATCTCGCGGGTGAGGCGCTCGCCCGGGGGCAGAACCTTCACGACCCGCGGTATATCGGTCACCAGGTTCCACCGCCGTCTCCGATCGCCGGGCTGTTCGATTCGCTGGGAACGGTCACGAACCAGGTGATGGCCGTCTATGAAATGGGGCCGTGGGCGACGGCGGTCGAACGGGCGCTGATTCAGCGGTGGGGGGAAGCGATTGGATACCGGGCCGGGACGTTCGCCGGGCTGATCACGAGCGGCGGTTCACTGGCGAACCTGACGGCGCTGCTGACTGCCCGGAATGTGGCGCTCGAAGGCTGTTTCGAGACGGGGGTGCAGGCGGCACACCGCCCTGCCCTCGTCGTGCAGGCGGATGCGCACTACTGCATTGCGCGCTCGGCGGGAATCCTGGGACTGGGGACCGACTCGATCATCAAAGCGCCGCTCGACGATCAGAGGCGGATGGATCCGGGCCAGCTCAACCTGATCCTCAGACGACTGCAGGACGAGGGGCGAAAGGTGATCGCAGTGGTCGCCTGCGCCGGGGCGACGCCGACCGGGGCGTTCGATCCGTTGGAACCAATTGCGGACATCTGCGAGCGGCGGGATGTATGGATGCACGTGGACGCGGCCCACGGCGGGGGAACGGCGTTCAGCGAGCGGCATTGGCATCTCCTGCGAGGAGCCGATCGCGCGGACAGCGTGATCTGCGACGCCCATAAAATGCTGTTCACGCCGGCGCTGTGCGCGTTCGTATTCTACAAGAACCGGGAGCATCGTTTTGATGCGTTCCGCCAGACGGCGCCTTACCTGTTCGATCCGTCGAACCCGGGGGCGGCGGAATACGACTGCGGGCTGATGACAATCGAATGCACCAAGCGGGCCGCGGCGTATGGCCTGTGGGGGCTGTGGTCGCTGTGCGGGGCGTCGCTGTTCGGCGATCTGGTGGACGTCACGTTCGCGATGACGCGGGAGCTGCATGACATGCTCCGGGCGGCAGACGATTTTGAACCGCTGCACGAACCGCAGTCGAATATCCTGGTTTTTCGGCATCTGCCCGAGCGGTTGCGATCGGCTGACCTGGACGTGCTCGGGAACTTCAACCGCGAGGTCCGGCGGCGACTGATTCATTCCGGCCGGTTCTACATCACGCAAACGCCTCTCAACGGGGGCGGCGCGATGCGTTGCACGTTGATGAATCCACTCACCGGCCGACGGGAGTTGCAGGAGCTGCTCGAGGCGATCCGTGAGATCGGGCGGGCGACACTGGGCTCGTTCTTATAG
- a CDS encoding magnesium transporter, whose amino-acid sequence MASPDDRATTKQTPGTCENGATKTAGESTPVTRRVVDSEASCRESAVEATVEAPCPAGGDETAAAGRAKPNVRDILDDPVTRHMSSASPLLKVGQTVEQALEQLRTTRELGRVVYFYVVDDDCRLQGVVPSRRLLLATPQTSIREIMSERIVSIPSRCTVLEACEFFTLHKFLAFPVVDETKKVVGAVDVDLYTNEILEIDRRQDSEDLFQLIGVHLSEAAQKSPRLAFNGRFPWLLCNLLGGMLSAFIADAYDDVATLAVVAPFIALVTALAESVSIQSVSLALQALHAQPATWATFCRKAAFEVVVGALLGIACGVGVALIAYVWKRSFAVAMSLMLGIAGGVTASAVVGLSVPFVLRLVRRDPQLASGPIALALSDVVTLLFYFNLGRWVL is encoded by the coding sequence ATGGCTTCGCCGGACGATCGCGCAACGACGAAACAGACGCCGGGAACCTGTGAGAACGGGGCGACGAAGACGGCTGGAGAATCGACGCCAGTCACTCGGCGCGTGGTGGACAGCGAAGCGTCGTGTCGTGAATCGGCCGTCGAGGCAACAGTGGAGGCCCCCTGCCCTGCTGGCGGGGACGAGACGGCGGCGGCCGGGCGCGCGAAACCGAACGTGCGGGACATTCTGGACGATCCGGTGACGCGGCACATGAGTTCGGCGTCGCCGCTGCTGAAGGTCGGGCAGACGGTGGAGCAGGCGCTCGAGCAACTGCGGACGACGCGGGAGCTCGGTCGGGTCGTCTATTTCTATGTCGTCGACGACGACTGCCGTCTTCAGGGCGTCGTTCCGAGCCGGCGTCTGCTGCTGGCGACGCCGCAGACGTCGATCCGGGAGATCATGTCCGAGCGGATCGTCTCGATTCCGTCGCGGTGCACCGTGCTGGAGGCGTGCGAGTTTTTCACGCTGCACAAGTTCCTGGCGTTTCCCGTCGTCGATGAGACGAAGAAAGTCGTGGGGGCGGTGGATGTCGACCTGTACACGAACGAAATTCTGGAAATCGACCGTCGGCAGGACAGCGAAGACCTGTTCCAGCTGATCGGTGTGCATCTTTCGGAAGCGGCCCAGAAAAGCCCGCGACTGGCCTTCAATGGCCGATTTCCCTGGCTGCTGTGCAACCTTCTGGGTGGGATGCTGTCGGCGTTCATTGCCGACGCCTACGACGACGTCGCGACCCTGGCGGTCGTGGCGCCGTTCATTGCCCTCGTGACGGCGCTGGCGGAAAGCGTGAGCATCCAGTCAGTCAGCCTGGCCTTGCAGGCCCTGCATGCGCAACCGGCGACCTGGGCGACATTCTGTCGCAAGGCGGCCTTCGAGGTGGTTGTGGGAGCGCTGCTGGGGATCGCCTGCGGCGTCGGCGTCGCGCTGATCGCGTACGTCTGGAAGAGGAGCTTTGCGGTCGCGATGAGCCTGATGCTGGGGATCGCAGGGGGCGTGACGGCGTCGGCCGTCGTGGGGCTGAGCGTTCCGTTCGTCCTGCGGCTGGTGCGGCGCGATCCCCAACTGGCCTCGGGGCCGATTGCGCTGGCGCTCAGCGACGTGGTGACGCTGCTGTTCTATTTCAACCTGGGGCGGTGGGTCTTGTAG